DNA from Methanobrevibacter oralis:
AAAAAAAATTAAAACAAATTAACATCCATTTATATATAAAAAACTAGAAAATATCTATTAAATAAAGTTTATTTTAATAATTTAAAATATTAAATATAGGGGATTTAATAATGATTGATGAAGATATATCAAAAATTGCTGAAACTTTATCAAAAGAAGAGTTTAAATTAAATAATGATGAACGCATCATCAATGCTTTGGAACGGATAGCTACCTCTTTAGAAATAATTGCACATAATAAAATCCATAATACTAAATTAAAAAATAATGCTAATCCCATAAGTTCCAATAATGTCTTTAATTCTATAAATAATGATTCACAATATATTGAAAACTTCTTAATGAAAAAAGGAGTTACTATAAAATTCGTGCCTGAAATAAATAGCGAGATAAATGATGTTTTATACTCATTAGCTTCATTTATGGGAAACAATTATTCAAAAATTAGTTCGGTCTATAAGGCAATTAAATCCAGATTATCTAGTGGAGAAAGTGTTAAAATAGATATGAAAAACTTTACACAGGAAGAAATCTCATATTCCTGTCAATTTTGCCATAATTTATATGAATTAACTTTCCTAGATTATTATAAATATTTAAAATCACCCAAATATCAAATAATCTTAGCTCCCAATAGAATCCCCCTTGTAATTAATTTTTTAACAGGACATTGGTTAGAATCATATGTTGTGTATGAAATTAAAAAATTAATAAATTACTTTAATATCAAAAAAGAAGTATCATTTTTACTAAATCCACAAATCTGTTTACCTAACGGTGATGATTTTGAACTAGATATTCTATTTTCAGTTGATGATAATATATATTGGATTGAATCTAAAACATCGGATTACCACCACTATGTCGAAAAATATTCGAAAGTAGCAAAAATTTTAAATTCTGAAAATCTCCACCCATACCTATTATTAACAGAGGTTCCTCAACAAACCTGTAACAAACTTACTAATTTATTTGGAATGAAAGTTTTAAATATAGAAAATTTTTCTGAGTTTTTATTTAGAGAATTAGAACAATATAAAACACATATAATTCCTGAAGAAGCATATAATGTTGAAAATAATGAGAATGAATAAATTTTAATTATTTATCTAAATTCACCAATATAAAAGCCAATTTTCCCCATTAATCCAAATTTATAGGCAACGATAAATATTAATAATCCGATAATCCAATATGCAAATATATAAATCCAATCATTTCTATTGAAAGTTAATGTTTTGAAATATGTACGATTTTCAAAAGCTCCAAACGCTCGACTATCCATAGATAAAGCAGTTCTTCCACCAAGTCTGATAGAATTAACAATGAGTGGAATAGAATATCTTTTAATCTTATTAAAATAAGAAAAAATTCCCTTATCATCTGAAAATCCCATTACTTTATGAGCTGATCTTACAACATTAAATTCTGTTTCAATCATGGGAATGAATCTAAAAGCAACCATAACCCCATAACTAAATTTATAAGGAATATTTAAATTTTGAATTAAAGAACGAATAAAAGTACTTGGTTCTGTTGTAAGGCTAAATGGCAATATTAGAATCAATAGAGCAAAAATTCTAATTGCATATATTAATCCTAAACGAACACTATATTCATAAAAATGAAACTCCCCAATTGAAAATAATATTGGAGAACCCACAGTTAAATCACTTCTTGATGCTAATAAAAACAAAATAAAAATAGAAATAAAAAAAATCGAAATAGGAGCCAAAATCTTTAAAAATCTTATTAAAGGTATTCTACCTAAAACTAAAACAATGAAAGCAGTAAATACAATGAACGCCAAAGGTATCCAAATTTCATTAATAAGACAAATTAAAAAAATAAATGGTAGAGAAGTGACCACCTTAGATAGAGGATTTAATCTATTTAAAAATGAGTCATTATCATAGAAAAAAATCTTCAAATTAATCACTCCACTTGATTAAAATAATAAGAAAATTCTTCAGGAGAAGAAATACCTCTTAAATTCTCATCATATTCTGCTAAAGACTTTGACAATTTTAAAAGAGGGGGTAAAGTCAATGCTGCTTCTTTAAGTATTTCATCATGCTTGAAAAAATCTTTTGTTATTCCTTCAAAAATTATTTTCCCCTTATTCATTACAACGACTTTATTAGCATATTTTTCAACTAAACTCATATCATGAGTAATCATGATTATTGTTTTACCCTCTTCATTTAAAGATTTTAAAAAGTTTAATAAATTAGTGGAACTTTTAAAATCCTGACCAAAAGTAGGTTCATCTAATATTAAAATATCTTGTCCCAAAGTTAACATTGTTGCAACGCTTAACAATCGTTTTTGACCATGGCTTAACATATAAGGGCTTTTATTTCGATAATTTTCAATATCAAATTGTTTTAAAGTTTTATTTAACCAGTCATCAATTTGATTATCTGAAAACCCCCTAAGTTTTAATCCAAAACTTAATTGTTCTTCAATAGTGTCTTTAATAAACTGATGTTCTGGATTTTGAAAAACATATCCGATTTTTTTACTTAATTTTTTTGAAGAAATTTTAGAAATATCATTATTATCAATAAAAACCTTATTCTTAGGAGGTTCAATAATATTAACCATATGTTTCGCTAATGTTGTTTTACCTGCACCATTAGTTCCTACAATAGCTAAAAAATCGCCTGAATCAATATTTAAACTAATAGAGTTTAATACTTTATATTTATCGTATGAAAATGATAAATTATCTATTTTTAGCACTGACTGATTATTAATTAATAATTCATTGGAAGTTTTATCTGAATTAATTGATTTTTTATTAATTGGAAAATTTTTAAGATTTTTTATAGAGTTAATAGCCTCAGAAATGGTTAGTGGAACTTTATCAAGAGTTATACCATTTTTTTCTAATTCATAATAAAGTATAGCAGTTTGAGGCATCCATATACCTTCTTTAATAATAATCTCTGAATAGTTAGTAAAAACCTCTCTTGGTGTTCCTTCAGCTATTTTAGTTCCTTTTTTATTTATAACTAAAACTCTGTCAATAATTTCCATTAAATCATCAAGTTTGTGTTCAATTAGAATTATTGTATTGTTATCTAATTTTTTAAGGTCTTTTAATTTTTCAAAAAAATCTAAAGTGCCAAAAGGATCTAAATTAGCTGTTGGTTCATCAAAAATTAAAACAGAAGGATGCATTGCAATTAAAGAAGCCAGAAGAATTTTTTGTTTTTCACCACCTGAAAGACTATAAACATCCCTATGACGATAATTTAACATGTTAACCTTTTTTAATGCTTCGACTAAACGTTTTTCCATCTCTTCATGAGAAAAACAAAGATTTTCTAATGCAAAAACAATTTCGTCTTCTACACTTAAGCTAACAAATTGAGCTTCAGGGTCTTGAAAAACAATTCCTGCTTTTTGAGTTAATTCATGAACAGGAGTTTCATGAGTATTTTTACCACAAATTTCAACATTTCCATCCATTTTTCCTAAAACAATATTAGGTATAAGTCCGTTAATTGTTAATGCAAGTGTACTTTTACCTGAACCTGAAGGACCTAAAACTAAAATCACTTCGCCTTCTGAAATCTCAAAATTTACATTATTTAATGATTTATAATCATTTTTTTCATATTGAAATCCAAGATCATTAATTTTAATCAATATTACACCTCATATTGAACTATTAGACTTATTAATCTTCCAGCTTTTAGCTTTAATCCTTCTTTGCCAAAATTCATCATATAAGCCATCTTCGTTAATTAAATCTAAATGAGTTCCTTCCTGTATTATTTTACCTTCATCAATTACCAATATCTGATCAGCATTTTTAATTGTAGATAATTTATGTGCGATCATTACAAGTGTTTTATTTTTTATAAGCTCATTAATAGCCTTTTGAATATGTTTTTCATTATCTGGATCGACACTAGCTGTTGCTTCATCAAGAATTATGATTGGAGCATCTTTTAAGATTGCTCTTGCAATAGAAATCCTCTGTTTTTCCCCACCAGACAATGACGAACCACCTTCACCAATTACTGTATCATAACCATTTTCTAATTCCATTATAAAGTCATGACACCTTGCCTTTTTACAGGCCTCAATTATTTCTTCTTTAGTTGCATCGCTTTTTCCAAATTTTATATTATTTAAAATAGTGTCATTAAATAAGTAAACCTTTTGAAAAACCATAGACATGTTCTTAAGAAGACTATCCGAAGTCAAGTCTTTAATATCAACATCACCCACTTTAATCTGACCAGAATCAATATCCCAAAACCTTGCAATAAGATTAGCTACTGTTGTTTTACCACTACCAGATTTACCTACAAGTGCAGTCATACTGTGTTCTGGAACTTTAAAACTAACATTATGTAGGATTTCTTTATCTTCATATGCAAAACTAACATTATCAAACTCAATGCCAAAGTGTTCAAGAGCAATGTCCTTTCCGTTTTCATCAAGTAGCTTAAGATTAGAAACAGATTTATACCTATCTAATGCTTTTTTCATAATATATATTTGAGGACTTAATCCAGCTAATGATTTTAGAGGAATATAAAATTGGAATACAAAAATAACCACCATCAACATGAAAATCAAGTCCATTGTTTTATTAAGTGCAAAGAACGATGCAAATAATATGGTTACACCAATTCCAACAGAAAAAACACTATCAAAGATGAAGCTTGGAAAAATAGCTTTTTTCTCAAAATCAATAGCAGCATTTCTTGTTTTTAAAAACTCCTCATTTAGTTTTTTAGCCCTTTTACCAACCATATTAAAAGATTTAATAACGGAAATTCCTTTGACATATTCTATAACTGAATTAATAAGTTGGGATTGAACCTCTAATTTAATACCTGAATGGAATTCCATTATACGTTCATGATTGTTTAATGCAAACAATGCTAAAATCACTATTATAAAAGATATAATCCCAATCCTATAGTCCAATATTGCTAAAAAAATCACTCCAATAGCTGTATTGAAAAATGCTGTAACTATATTTGATATTTGCATCATAGAATTCTCTTCTATGAAACTCATATCAGAAGTAGCTATAGCCGTAATATTCCCTATATTATTTTCAGAAAAGTATCCCATTGGAAGTCTTTTTAATTTGTTGCCTAATTTCATACGTTCATCAGCAAATATTTTAAACCCGATATTAGCCTGAAATTTATCTGTTAAACGCCTTGTTATTGTCCTTAGAATCACACTCATAACAATTACAATAGCTACGGTCCAAATTGCATCTGTTGATAGTGTGTTTGAAATTATTTTGTCTAAAACATATAATATAAGCATGATTGGAATAATTGCAAAAAGCTCTTCAAAAAAAGATAAAACGAAAGCTATTTTCAAATTTTTTGAATAATCTCCTGCAATATTTAGAAGTTCTCTAATAATTTTAATCATGTTGAATTCCAACATTATTTTTCCTCCTTAATATTTATATCCCAATTTAAAGATTCCACATGAGCTTCCCAAAGTAATTTATATTTATTAGAATTTTCAAGCAAATCTTCATGAGTTCCTTGCATTAACAATTTACCATCGTCCATTAAAATTATATTATCAGATTCAACAATGCTTGAAAGCCTATGAGCAATTACAATTAATGTTTTTTTGCCAACTAACGAATTAATTGCTTCTTGGATTTTATCTTCATTTTCTGAATCCGTGAATGTTGTTGCTTCATCAAGAATTATAATAGGGGCATCTTTTAGTATTGCTCTTGCAATTGTTATTCTTTGTTTTTCTCCACCGGAAAGTTTATTTCCATCATCCCCTACATTAGTATCGTATCCTTGATCTAGTTTTACTATAAAATCATGACATTGGGCAAGCTTTGAGGCAGCTATAACTTCATCATCACTTGCAGTAGGTTTTCCAATCCTAATATTCTCCATAATTGATTCATTAAAGAGAAAATTATCTTGAGAAACATAACTAATTAAATCCATCAAGTCCCCAAATGAAATACCGTTTATATTAACTCCACCAATAGAAATTTTACCATCTTTTAAATCCCAAAAATGAACCAAAAGTTTAGCAAGTGTGCTTTTACCACTTCCAGATTCTCCTACTAATGCAGTTACTGAATTTTCAGCTACTTTAAATGAAACATCTTTTATAACTTCTGTTTTATCATATGCAAAACGAACATTTTCAAATTCAATGCCATAATTTTCAGGCTTTAAAGATTTATCAGTTATCTGAAGCTCTTCTCCAGCAAATGTTTCTTCAAGTTCGGTAATTTGATAACTAAGTCTAGGAATCAATGGGAAAAATACCACCATTTTTAGCAATGGAGATCCTAAACTAATAGATATTAATAACGCAAATATTAATGTTGATAATGCCAATGTCCCCTGAAAATAAAATAATGTTCCAACCGGCAAAGTAAATAAAATGGTACATGGAAGTACAGATGCATATATGGCCATATAATTCCAAGACTCATTATACCAGTCAAGTGTATATTTCTTATAATCTTCAACCGATGAAGAATATTTTTCATATGAGCTTGTAGTCCTATTAAAGATCTTTATAACTTCCATACCGGCAATATATTCAACAATGTTAGAGTTCATATTTTTTGAAGACTCATAATAATACACCATTTTGTCAACGCCAGATTTTATCATCCAAAAAATAGCTACAAGACCAATTGAAGTTGAAGCAATAGTTAAAAGCCCTAATCTCCAATCAAGAACAAACAACATGGCAAAAACTAAGATACAAATAATCACATAAGGCAAACCTTCCGGGATCATATGCGCTAAAATTAATTCTACTTGCTCAATATCATCGACAAAGTTTTTTTTATAACTGCCTGTCCCTTTCTGATTAATAACGCCTAAAGGTAATTTAGTCATTTTTTCAGCAAATTGTATCCTCATACCCATTAAAGTATCATATGCCGCCTCATGAGAAAAATCCAAACCTTTTATGTAAAATATTGATTTTAAAAATAAGAAAAATATAATAGCAAATCCAATAATTATAATATGTTCAAAAGTTATGGAATTGTCTATAAAATTAATAATAATATCATAAGTTAAAATAAATGTAATTAACTCGGAAACTACACTAAAAAAAATTAGAATAATTGCCAAATATATTTTATTTTTATATTCCTTTGCATAAGAAAAAGTTTTTGAAAAATTATTCATTGTTAAGCCTCTTTTTAAAAAAATGATCTATAAAATCATCAAAATATAGCTAAAACATTAAATATTTTATCGAATAACACCTGTTTTTAAAACAGCATCCCCTAACCATTTAGATAATAATCCTGCAAATAATACCCCACTAATTATTGTTTCAACGACTATGATAAGTTGAATTAGAATATCCATATTTAATATTCCATATGAAATAAAAAACAATATTCCACCAATAACA
Protein-coding regions in this window:
- a CDS encoding energy-coupling factor transporter transmembrane component T family protein encodes the protein MINLKIFFYDNDSFLNRLNPLSKVVTSLPFIFLICLINEIWIPLAFIVFTAFIVLVLGRIPLIRFLKILAPISIFFISIFILFLLASRSDLTVGSPILFSIGEFHFYEYSVRLGLIYAIRIFALLILILPFSLTTEPSTFIRSLIQNLNIPYKFSYGVMVAFRFIPMIETEFNVVRSAHKVMGFSDDKGIFSYFNKIKRYSIPLIVNSIRLGGRTALSMDSRAFGAFENRTYFKTLTFNRNDWIYIFAYWIIGLLIFIVAYKFGLMGKIGFYIGEFR
- a CDS encoding ABC transporter ATP-binding protein — encoded protein: MIKINDLGFQYEKNDYKSLNNVNFEISEGEVILVLGPSGSGKSTLALTINGLIPNIVLGKMDGNVEICGKNTHETPVHELTQKAGIVFQDPEAQFVSLSVEDEIVFALENLCFSHEEMEKRLVEALKKVNMLNYRHRDVYSLSGGEKQKILLASLIAMHPSVLIFDEPTANLDPFGTLDFFEKLKDLKKLDNNTIILIEHKLDDLMEIIDRVLVINKKGTKIAEGTPREVFTNYSEIIIKEGIWMPQTAILYYELEKNGITLDKVPLTISEAINSIKNLKNFPINKKSINSDKTSNELLINNQSVLKIDNLSFSYDKYKVLNSISLNIDSGDFLAIVGTNGAGKTTLAKHMVNIIEPPKNKVFIDNNDISKISSKKLSKKIGYVFQNPEHQFIKDTIEEQLSFGLKLRGFSDNQIDDWLNKTLKQFDIENYRNKSPYMLSHGQKRLLSVATMLTLGQDILILDEPTFGQDFKSSTNLLNFLKSLNEEGKTIIMITHDMSLVEKYANKVVVMNKGKIIFEGITKDFFKHDEILKEAALTLPPLLKLSKSLAEYDENLRGISSPEEFSYYFNQVE
- a CDS encoding ABC transporter ATP-binding protein, encoding MLEFNMIKIIRELLNIAGDYSKNLKIAFVLSFFEELFAIIPIMLILYVLDKIISNTLSTDAIWTVAIVIVMSVILRTITRRLTDKFQANIGFKIFADERMKLGNKLKRLPMGYFSENNIGNITAIATSDMSFIEENSMMQISNIVTAFFNTAIGVIFLAILDYRIGIISFIIVILALFALNNHERIMEFHSGIKLEVQSQLINSVIEYVKGISVIKSFNMVGKRAKKLNEEFLKTRNAAIDFEKKAIFPSFIFDSVFSVGIGVTILFASFFALNKTMDLIFMLMVVIFVFQFYIPLKSLAGLSPQIYIMKKALDRYKSVSNLKLLDENGKDIALEHFGIEFDNVSFAYEDKEILHNVSFKVPEHSMTALVGKSGSGKTTVANLIARFWDIDSGQIKVGDVDIKDLTSDSLLKNMSMVFQKVYLFNDTILNNIKFGKSDATKEEIIEACKKARCHDFIMELENGYDTVIGEGGSSLSGGEKQRISIARAILKDAPIIILDEATASVDPDNEKHIQKAINELIKNKTLVMIAHKLSTIKNADQILVIDEGKIIQEGTHLDLINEDGLYDEFWQRRIKAKSWKINKSNSSI
- a CDS encoding ABC transporter ATP-binding protein, with amino-acid sequence MNNFSKTFSYAKEYKNKIYLAIILIFFSVVSELITFILTYDIIINFIDNSITFEHIIIIGFAIIFFLFLKSIFYIKGLDFSHEAAYDTLMGMRIQFAEKMTKLPLGVINQKGTGSYKKNFVDDIEQVELILAHMIPEGLPYVIICILVFAMLFVLDWRLGLLTIASTSIGLVAIFWMIKSGVDKMVYYYESSKNMNSNIVEYIAGMEVIKIFNRTTSSYEKYSSSVEDYKKYTLDWYNESWNYMAIYASVLPCTILFTLPVGTLFYFQGTLALSTLIFALLISISLGSPLLKMVVFFPLIPRLSYQITELEETFAGEELQITDKSLKPENYGIEFENVRFAYDKTEVIKDVSFKVAENSVTALVGESGSGKSTLAKLLVHFWDLKDGKISIGGVNINGISFGDLMDLISYVSQDNFLFNESIMENIRIGKPTASDDEVIAASKLAQCHDFIVKLDQGYDTNVGDDGNKLSGGEKQRITIARAILKDAPIIILDEATTFTDSENEDKIQEAINSLVGKKTLIVIAHRLSSIVESDNIILMDDGKLLMQGTHEDLLENSNKYKLLWEAHVESLNWDINIKEEK